GGATAAATTAAATAAAACTGTTCTTAATTTTTGTAGTAATGGTGCTTACTACAAAATGATTAACAGAGCACGAATTTTAAGAAAAGATATAAGAAGAAAACCTACAGATCTAGAATTAAAATCTGAATTAACCCAAACAGTAAGTAATCTAGATTATTTAAAAAATGATTTAAAAATGAGTGAGAAGTATAAAACAAAATATATTCAAATTAAAGACGCTTATGAAATAAAATTAGAAAAATGTCTAAATATATTAGATGAAAAATATAATGTATCAAAATCTGATTTAAATGAACTTCAACCTAGAGAAAAAATAGAAGAGATGGATCTAAATACATATAACAATAAAATCACTATTGATACCAGTGATTATTTTACAGTACAAAATAGATTGGAAGAAATAAATTTATATAAAGAAACTTTAAATAAACAATTAAAAGATACAAATATGATCTATATAGAAGCTGTAGATAATATCTCTGGAAACAAATTCAGTACTTTAAACATGTATCAAAATTATTTATTTAAAACTGACAAAGAGAATAAAGATCAAGATAAATTAAGAGATGAAATGAAACTATTCTATAGTCAGTTAAAAGATCCTAATATCTCCCAGTTAATAGATAAAGAATCTGATAGATTAACCTCTGAGAAATCTTTAGAAGTTAAAGGCTTGTATAAAGAAGAGGACATATTAAAAGGGTATTTAAGCAGCCTAAAACCTCCAAAACAAGACATACTCGATGAAAAGGTAGTTAGTGCCCTGATAGACTATAAAGCTCAATATCGTGTATTAGGAGATGAAAAAAATTATCTAGAAAATTCTATTATTTCAAATGGTTTTAAAAAATCAAAAAAACAAGCAGCAGCAGATCCATTAAAGAAAACAAGAAAGAGCTCATACAATTTGGACGATAAAAACTGGCAGTTAAATAGACTTAATAAAGTTAACTTTGAAATAGATTTAGTCAGGGGAAAAATCGGAATAAAAGAGCTTCAAATCAAAGAGAGCGAAGATAAAAAACCGTGGTACAAATCAGAAAATAATATTAAATCTAAGATTGCGTTTAAAGTATTAGACCAGGAATATGAGAGAATAAAAAAATTAAAAACTATAAAAGAAAACCTAAAATTAAAAGCTAGTGATGAGAACATAGATAAATTAACTTTAAATATTTTAACTAGAGGAGAATATTTAAAAATTGAAACCATTAAAAATCAACTCAAAATAGAAATTACTAAAAAAGATAAAGAACTTAGATCTTTAGGGATGTTTAAAATTTTAGAAAAGAAAAATTTAAAAAAGAGTATAAATAGTTTTGAAAGCAGGTTAACTAAACTAAATACCAAACAAATAGACATAACTAAAGGGTTTAGTGATGATACCTTAGATAAGGTAAGAAAAAAAATTCATAAAGGCTTTAAAGGTGCCAAAAGAAACATTGATATGCAGATTAACTATTCAAATAAAAAGATAGAATTTACGAAGACTTTAAAAACAACTAAAAAATATGTTCCTGGATCTTCAGGAGCTAAAAGAGGGCTAGATCTCAAAAAAATATTAGAAAATAAGAATAGTGGACATGGGATCAAAGTTTCATTGAGAGATAAAAAAGATAAAGATCTAGTTGAACTAGAACGGTAAACCGTGGGAGACCTTGGAAAAGAGGAGCAGCTATGAAGAATTATACTAATCTTTCTTTAAGGGAAGAACAAATAATATATAAATTAAAAATATTATCTATGAAAAAAAATAAAATCTTACAAAAGAATAAATATAAATCAAGAAAAGATAGGGGAAGAAAACTTTTAATGATAGGCATTTTAATGGAAAAAGCCGGTATTCTTTCTCAAGATAAAGAAGTTTTACTGGGATATTTTTTAGAATTTAAAAAGAGATCTCAATTAAAAATATTAGAACCAAGAGGAAAACAACTATTAAAAAAAGAAGGGATAGGGGAAAAAATACTATTTCACCTCACTATGAAAGAGAAAAAGGAAAGAGCACACAAATTAATATCAAAAGGAGCCTTAATAGAAAAAGCCGGGCTTTTAAAAGAAAACAAAGCAATATTAGGCGGTTATTTTTTAGAATTCCATAATTGTAACAACTATGAGCTACAAAGATTTTATGAGATAGGGATTGTTGAATTTAAAAAACATAAAAATTAGGAGGTCAACAAAATGAGCAAAGACAAATCAATGGAAAAGGTATTTGAAGAAGAATTAGGAGTGATTGAAGAGAATGATGGGGTAACTTTAGAAGACTGTGAAACACCAGGGGAACAAGTAGAGTTAGATGATTTTTTAAACAAAGACAAGGAGGTGTAAGGTGGGGACAGCTCGACAAGTAATTAACGATGAAAGGAAAAAATTAACGGAGATAGTTATTAAAAATCTTGAAAAAGATGGTTTAAGCTGGATAAAAGGGTGGAGTAGTCAATGTACACCTAAAAATGGAACTACTGATTTACCATATAGTCGTGGGAATAAAATAAAATTAATGATAACAGCTGATCAGCAGGGGTTAGAAGATCCTAGGTGGGTTACCTTTAGGCAGGCACAAAGTAAAGGCTGGAAAGTAAAAAAAGGTGCAAAATCTATAGCATTAGAAAAGTGGATATTTACGAGAAAAGAAAAAGACAAGTTAACAGGAGAAGAAAAACTTATTAAATTAGAAAAACCTATTGCTAACTATTTTAGAGTATTTAATGCCAGTGATATAGATGGAATCCCTCCTATTAATAAAGTCAATCAATTAGAATTTAATAAAACTAGTATTGAATTTATTGAAAAGGTAAAAAAATCATCAGAATGTAAAATTTTAGAAAAGAATCAAGATCGAGCTTACTATAGCTCAGCTAATGATCATATAGTTTTACCACTAAAAGAAAATTTTAAGTCCCACGAAGAATTTTTAGGGACAATGCTTCATGAAATGGCTCATAGTACTGGTCATAGTAGTCGACTTGATAGAAAGCTAGGTAATGAGTTTGGAAGCCCAGAATACGCAAAAGAAGAGCTAAGAGCCGAGATATCATCTATATTCACACAGAATGAATTAGGCTTAGAATTAAAAGATAATCATATTGAAAATCACAGTGCTTATATAAAATCCTGGATAAAAGTTTTAAAAGAAGATAATAATGAAATATACAAAGCAGCAAGTGATTCTGAAAAAATAGCAGAAAGATTAGTTGATAATTTTAAAAAATTAGAGAAGAAAAAAACAGAACACAGAGGAAAAATTATTTTCCCTCAAAAGAGAAAAAAGAATAATGATTTAGAAAGATAAAAATGAAGGTCTGTCTCATATTTTATGCAAACCTCCAAATTAGTGTAAACTACAATTACATTAATTTGGAGGTTTTTTTATGAGAAAAAGAAGAAAAGACTTATCCCATGATGAATTAGTGCGAAAAGAGCTAATTAGAGAATATCTTAGTAAAACACCTAATAATAGTTTGGATTTTAGTGCATTAATTAAAGAAATGATGGGACAAATGCTTGAAAGTGCTTTAGATGGAGAACTTGAAGAACAACTTGGTTATAGTAAATATGATACTGCATCTACAATTATAGAGGAAACCTTTACAGGAACTACTGCAAATAGACCAAGATGGATAAAATTAAAAAAGGCTCAAGGTGTCCAGCTAGGACATGGAAAAAAATTAATAACTAAAAAAAGTATAGAGAGAAAAAAATCCAGAAGATGTCTAAGAGATATATGGAAAATATGAATGATAAAAAGGTCATCGAGACTATAGGGATGGCTAGGCATAGTTTTTATAAATACATTAAGGAAATGAATAATCTATAAATGTATACCAGGATGCCAAATTTCTGAAGGCGGTTCTAAAACCTACCGAAGAGCAATGGGAAACCATAAGAATAACTGCTCCTATGATTATTAAAAAAAGATGTTATAATAGTCTAAACTAAAATAGAAAAAGGGGGATAAGTTGAACGAAAAATTTGAGATAACAGACAGGGTAATAGAACACCTGAAATCGTGTGAAAGGATGGCTTTTTTAATAGATCATTTTGGCAGGCTGGAGGAGAGGAGTATAGTAAAGGATCCTTTTATGGGAATGATATACAATATTATCTATCAGCAGATTTCCTTTGCCTCTGGTAATGCCATATGGAAGAGATGGGATGAAAAGTACGGTGATGCTACACCGGAATTTATATTGGCAGCAGGAGAGGAGGAACTCAGATCCTGTGGACTTTCAAAATCTAAGGCATCTTATGTAAAGAACCTGGCAAAGACAGCAACAAAAGATAGAAGACTCTTAAACAGGGAAAGTCTCAAACAGATGACAGAGGCAGAGATATATGATCTTTATATTCCCATAAAGGGGATAGGTCCCTGGTCTGTAAAGATGTTTCTTATTTTTACCCTGGGTAGAACCGATGTAAGAAGTTATGGTGATTTGGCTCTAAAAAAAGGTGTAGAGTGGGTCTATGGGGAAGAGAATATTACAGAAAAAAGATATATGGAACTCACTGATAAATACAGCCCTTATAATACAGTGGCATCCTTTTACTTCTGGGAGATAACAGTAAAAAAATTATTGAAAAAATCTCCAGACTTTGACAACTATATGAAGGGTATATAAAGGGTCTATCCCGAATTACGTGTAAATTCCATAATTATGTATTTAATGACTTTCATAACTTATATCTTTACTTTTTTATTATGATTCCTAGTTAACAAAAGTACAAATTGTTAATTAGGGGATCTACTTATAAAATTAAGATAATAAAAAAGTGGTAGAAATTTCTACCACTTTGAATATTCAAAATTATATATGATTATACAGTTTCGATGTTTGAAGCTTGAGGACCTTTATCACCTTGAGTGATTTCGAAAGTTACTTCCTCTCCCTCTTGTAAAGTTTTGAATCCATCTTTTTTAATTTGAGAAAAATGTGCGAAGTAGTCGTTCCCATCTTCTGCTGAAATAAATCCAAATCCTTTATCATCATTAAACCATTTAACTGTTCCTTTTAACATGTGTGTTACCTCCGTAAAATTTTAA
This window of the Psychrilyobacter piezotolerans genome carries:
- a CDS encoding conjugal transfer protein TraD; amino-acid sequence: MKNYTNLSLREEQIIYKLKILSMKKNKILQKNKYKSRKDRGRKLLMIGILMEKAGILSQDKEVLLGYFLEFKKRSQLKILEPRGKQLLKKEGIGEKILFHLTMKEKKERAHKLISKGALIEKAGLLKENKAILGGYFLEFHNCNNYELQRFYEIGIVEFKKHKN
- a CDS encoding ArdC family protein produces the protein MGTARQVINDERKKLTEIVIKNLEKDGLSWIKGWSSQCTPKNGTTDLPYSRGNKIKLMITADQQGLEDPRWVTFRQAQSKGWKVKKGAKSIALEKWIFTRKEKDKLTGEEKLIKLEKPIANYFRVFNASDIDGIPPINKVNQLEFNKTSIEFIEKVKKSSECKILEKNQDRAYYSSANDHIVLPLKENFKSHEEFLGTMLHEMAHSTGHSSRLDRKLGNEFGSPEYAKEELRAEISSIFTQNELGLELKDNHIENHSAYIKSWIKVLKEDNNEIYKAASDSEKIAERLVDNFKKLEKKKTEHRGKIIFPQKRKKNNDLER
- a CDS encoding MobA/MobL family protein; translation: MAIYRLKAKNGSVGHGLAHAEYILREGKYSKGTKKEELVYKESGNIPNFGKEDPKEFWNGADIYEVNRRPYKEYEISLPNELTLEENKQIVDDFVKKIIGKDFPYTYAIHNKTNNRGEGNVHVHLMFCERKFDGIEREKETFFKRANTKNPEKGGAKKDRTWQKKEKLLKDRKLFADITNSYLEKAGLDERVSHLSLEKQMNQALSEGDIDKANLLLRDPIDIPGKILQKTEDTLNKWERKSLKIHEENKLIKHKKLEDYKKKTDIHQMEKSKLIEEYSKTKTKLQEDKLNKTVLNFCSNGAYYKMINRARILRKDIRRKPTDLELKSELTQTVSNLDYLKNDLKMSEKYKTKYIQIKDAYEIKLEKCLNILDEKYNVSKSDLNELQPREKIEEMDLNTYNNKITIDTSDYFTVQNRLEEINLYKETLNKQLKDTNMIYIEAVDNISGNKFSTLNMYQNYLFKTDKENKDQDKLRDEMKLFYSQLKDPNISQLIDKESDRLTSEKSLEVKGLYKEEDILKGYLSSLKPPKQDILDEKVVSALIDYKAQYRVLGDEKNYLENSIISNGFKKSKKQAAADPLKKTRKSSYNLDDKNWQLNRLNKVNFEIDLVRGKIGIKELQIKESEDKKPWYKSENNIKSKIAFKVLDQEYERIKKLKTIKENLKLKASDENIDKLTLNILTRGEYLKIETIKNQLKIEITKKDKELRSLGMFKILEKKNLKKSINSFESRLTKLNTKQIDITKGFSDDTLDKVRKKIHKGFKGAKRNIDMQINYSNKKIEFTKTLKTTKKYVPGSSGAKRGLDLKKILENKNSGHGIKVSLRDKKDKDLVELER
- a CDS encoding cold-shock protein, producing MLKGTVKWFNDDKGFGFISAEDGNDYFAHFSQIKKDGFKTLQEGEEVTFEITQGDKGPQASNIETV
- a CDS encoding DNA-3-methyladenine glycosylase family protein, with amino-acid sequence MNEKFEITDRVIEHLKSCERMAFLIDHFGRLEERSIVKDPFMGMIYNIIYQQISFASGNAIWKRWDEKYGDATPEFILAAGEEELRSCGLSKSKASYVKNLAKTATKDRRLLNRESLKQMTEAEIYDLYIPIKGIGPWSVKMFLIFTLGRTDVRSYGDLALKKGVEWVYGEENITEKRYMELTDKYSPYNTVASFYFWEITVKKLLKKSPDFDNYMKGI